From the genome of Sphingobacterium sp. UGAL515B_05:
AACCCAAACAGCCGATATGGAGAAGCTCATTCAAAAATTAGCATCTCTCTATCGTTCCTTTCCAACAGACATTCCATTCAGCTATTCCTTTCTGGATGACCGATACGCACAAACCTACCAAGCAGAGGTGAAAACGGGTAAATTACTGAGCATCTTTGCGGGACTGACAATTTTTGTGGCCTGCCTTGGTTTATTCGGCTTGGCTATTTTCACCGCCAATCAACGCAGAAAAGAAATAGGGATCCGAAAAGTTGTTGGAGCTACAGTTCCCGACATCACGCGCATGCTTTCCACGGAGTTCGTCAAACTCGTGCTAATAGCCATTATCATTTCTTCTCCCCTAGCTTGGTGGATGATGCATAAATGGTTAGAGAATTTTGCGTACCGTATTGAGATGCAATGGTGGATGTTTGTGCTAGCAGGAGCGCTAGCCGTTTTTATTGCTTTAATTACTGTAAGTTCACAAGCGATACGCGCGGCCCTAACAAAGCCTGTTGACAGTCTACGTGATGAATAAAAAACGTTTATAATTATCGATACAATAACCTCAAACAATGATTCAGCTATATTTTAAATCAGCTTTAAGACAATTATTTAAACATGGCTACTATACAATGCTGACGATATGCGGGCTAGGGTTAGCCATGGCCTGTAGTTTGTTTATCTACATCTACAATAGTTTCCAATTGAGCTTTGATCAGTTTCACGCCGATAAAGATCGAACCTTTTTAGTCGTACAAGATTTAAAATTGGACAAGATAGAACACAGCAAAGGGGGCGCTTATGCCATGTATGACGCCATATCTCGTGAAATTCCCCAAGTAGAAAAAACAGCATTATATATCGATAATAAAAATCTTACGCTACGTATAGAGGATCAATTATATCAGACAGCAGGCAAAGCGTCATTTACTTCCTCCAGCTATTTCAACATATTAAATTTTCCTTGGATACAAGGCAAACCGGAGGAACTGGATCAACCCAATACGGTAGCCTTGACTAAAAGTATTTCAAAAATTTATTTTAAAGATGAAAACCCGATCGGAAAAATAATTTTAGTAGATGGCAAATTCCCCATAAAGGTCATCGGTATCATCGATGACAGCAAGAGAAATTCCGATTTTCGTTCGGATATCTATATATCGTTAAATTCACTGACAAATTTATGGCAGATTCCCAAAGATGATGGATTCTTTCTCAATTGGGGCTATACTAATTCAAGTAACAACATCATATTAAAACTAAAACATACATCCGATCAGGCTGCTGTGGAGAAAAGTATACAAAAGCTAATCACGAAATATTGGGACAAGGATGTACTTCAATATTTTCATTATAAGCTACTGCCACTACCCCATTTTCATTTTGACGCGGATTATGGCAAAGGGACCCAACGAACCTTATTGAACATCTTAGTTGTTATCGCCGTGGGCATCGGTGTTATGGCATTTATCAACTATAGTAATATCGTATTTGCCCAACAAATGAACCGGAGCGTAGAAATGGGGGTCAGAAAAATACTAGGGAGTTCCAAGCAGCAACTGTATTACCAGTTTCTGACCGAAACCTTGCTGTTGACAGCGTGCTCAGTCTTATTTGCGTTATTACTATTGAGTCTTTCCATCTCCTGGGCCAATCAATACCTATTTGAAGATGAGCCCGTGCAAATTATCAACCTGTATTCATTTTTGGGTACAATTGGAATCCTCTGGACATCTACCGCACTAGTCACCTCCGTTTACCCGCTGATCTTTGTAAATCGAATGAAAATCCAGCAAGCATTAAAAAAGTTGACCATAGGCCCATGGAGCTTAACCAGAAAATCTTTTATTGTCGTACAGAATATAATCGCCATGATTCTTCTGATTGCCACGTTCGTTATTGTCTTACAGGTAAACCATCTCAAGCAGACCGATATTGGCTTTAATCGTGAACAAGTGGTTCTCTTTCCCATGACGAATAACATGCTGAAATCAAAAGAGAAAATTGCACATTTCCTTCGTGATCGAACGGAAGTGCAATCATTTACTTTCTGTGACAATCCGCCATCATACGAAAAAGTATGGGGTGGAACTTTTCAATTTGATAACAGATCAGAATGGGAAAAATGGCCTGCTAGGTATACAATCGGCGATTCAACCTATATTAGGACCTTTCACATCAAATTATTGGCCGGACGGAATTTTGATGACAATCCACAAAATCCAGAATTTTTAGTCAATCAGCAGATGGCTACTACATTGGGATTTAAAAACCCCAATGATATCCTTGGCCGAAATTTGAATGCTGGCGGGCTCAATGAAGAGCACATCGGAAAAATTGTAGGTGTAGTTGCAGATTTTAGCACCAATTCGCTCAACGAGCCTATATCCCCTACCGTAATTGGCTACAATGAAAGCCGATTAAAAAATCTGGCCGTTAAGTTTAAGGGACATAAGCAAGATATATTATTGAAAACGCTAGCGCTACAATGGAAAAACTGGTATCCTGATGAAGTTTTCCAATATAAGTTTTACGATCAGCAAATTGCTAACCTTTACAAAAAAGAAGCGTTGGTTGAA
Proteins encoded in this window:
- a CDS encoding ABC transporter permease, which translates into the protein MIQLYFKSALRQLFKHGYYTMLTICGLGLAMACSLFIYIYNSFQLSFDQFHADKDRTFLVVQDLKLDKIEHSKGGAYAMYDAISREIPQVEKTALYIDNKNLTLRIEDQLYQTAGKASFTSSSYFNILNFPWIQGKPEELDQPNTVALTKSISKIYFKDENPIGKIILVDGKFPIKVIGIIDDSKRNSDFRSDIYISLNSLTNLWQIPKDDGFFLNWGYTNSSNNIILKLKHTSDQAAVEKSIQKLITKYWDKDVLQYFHYKLLPLPHFHFDADYGKGTQRTLLNILVVIAVGIGVMAFINYSNIVFAQQMNRSVEMGVRKILGSSKQQLYYQFLTETLLLTACSVLFALLLLSLSISWANQYLFEDEPVQIINLYSFLGTIGILWTSTALVTSVYPLIFVNRMKIQQALKKLTIGPWSLTRKSFIVVQNIIAMILLIATFVIVLQVNHLKQTDIGFNREQVVLFPMTNNMLKSKEKIAHFLRDRTEVQSFTFCDNPPSYEKVWGGTFQFDNRSEWEKWPARYTIGDSTYIRTFHIKLLAGRNFDDNPQNPEFLVNQQMATTLGFKNPNDILGRNLNAGGLNEEHIGKIVGVVADFSTNSLNEPISPTVIGYNESRLKNLAVKFKGHKQDILLKTLALQWKNWYPDEVFQYKFYDQQIANLYKKEALVEKLIWIAAIVSLCISSLGFLGLLSINILKRTKEIGIRKVLGASVSGIVILLSQDFFKWMAIAFTIATPVAFYLMEHWLTNFPFRIEISWWIFSLAFCTGLILTLLVVALQSIKAAIANPVHSLRNE